GACGAGAAGACAAGAAAAAAGATGGAGGAGACAGGCCGGTTTTTCCAGGAGAAACTTAATGATGTCGTGCGGGTTCTCAGGGAAGCGGAAAAAATCGTCCGGGACATGCTGGGAAGGCTTGACAGGATGGTAGCGCTCGATCTCGTGGGACCGCTCATCGATGCAATGGAGAAAAAGTATCATAACCAGGAGAAGGTTGTACAATACCTGAAGAATGTCGAGGAAGAGATACTCTCCCATCTCGATGAGTTCCGCACAACAGAAGAACAGCCTTCGCCTCTTCCTTTCCTGAAGATGCCCAAGACAGAGATGTCCTTCTCCAAATACAGCGTGAATGTGATCGTCAATAACGAAGAACGAAAGGGCGCCCCTGTCGTGTATGAAAGCAATCCGACATACCTGAACCTTTTCGGCCGCCTGGAATACAAGGTTCAGTATGGTATGGCGACAACGGATTTTACGATGATAAAAGCAGGTTCGCTTCACAAGGCAAACGGAGGCTATCTTATTGCCGACGCCATGGAACTTCTCAGAAATCCGTTCTCATACGAGGCCCTGAAAAGGGCGCTCAAGAATCGGGAGATCAAGATCGAAGATATCCTTGAGCAGTACAGGCTTGTCAGCACTGCCGGATTAAAATCAGAACCAATACCGTTGAATGCAAAGGTTATCCTTGTCGGTAATCCTTACCTGTACTACATGCTGCACAATTACGATGAGGACTCCCGGGAGCTTTTTAAGGTCAAGGCCGATTTTGACAGCAGGATGGAAAGGACGCCTGAGAACATAGTGAAATACGCGGCATATGTTGCCCAGTGCCAGAAGGAAGAAAATCTTCTCCCCTTCGACAGGACGGGTGTTGCAAAGGTTGTTGAGTATGGGTCGCGGTTTGCGGACCACCAGGAGAAACTCTCCACAAAGTTCAGCCTTATCGCCGACCTTATCCGCGAGGCGCACTACTGGGCGAAAAAAGAGAACAGCGATGTTGTAACGGGGATATACGTCCAGAAGGCTGTTGACGAAAAGATACACCGTATAAACCGGATCGAAGAGAGACTGCAGGAGATGATGGTCGAGGACACGTTGATCGTCAATACATCGGGCGAAAAGGTGGGACAGGTGAATGGCCTGGCAGTCCTCGATCTTGGCGACTACAGCTTCGGGAAACCATCAAGGATCACTGCCAAGACGTATGCGGGCAAAGCCGGTGTTGTAAATCTCGAACGTGAAACAAAGATGAGCGGAAAGATCCATGAAAAGGCGATACTGATTATCACGAGTTATCTGGGCAGCAAATATGCGATGAAAAGGCCCATCAGTCTCTCCGCGTCGATCACCTTTGAACAGCTTTACGAGATGATTGAAGGTGATAGCGCGACATGCGCGGAGCTTTACGCCCTTTTGAGCAGCATCTCCGGTGTCCCGTTAAGACAGACCTTTGCCGTGACGGGATCGATGGACCAGAACGGCGATGTGCAGCCCATCGGAGGCGTGAACCAGAAGATAGAAGGGTTCTTTGAGCTTTGCAAGGCGAGAGGACTTGACGGTACTCACGGTGTCATCATACCGAAAAGAAACATCAGGAACCTTGTCCTTAATGAAGAGGTAGTAGGAGCTGTCCGGAATGAAAAATTTTCGATCTACGCCATCGACAGGATGGAGGAAGGCCTGGAGCTATTGACGAACACGAAGGCAGGGGAGCTGCAGGACGATGGTACATACCCTGAAGGCACCATCAACTTTCTCGTTGAAAAGCGGTTAACGGAGATCTCCGAAGCGCTGGAGAAGAAGAAAGAAAATGAGAATGGCGAAGAGAAGCTAAACCAGCCCAGGGCTGATGACTGATAACGGAACACCCGTAAGGTGTTAGGGGAAAAACCCGTGAGGCGTGAATCGTAAGTCGTGAAGGGAGAGAAACCGTAATTCGTAATTCGTGAGTCGTAAGAGGAGAGAACCTGTACAGCGCGTAGGAAAGCATTTTGTCATCGCGAGGAGCGGAGCGACGTGGCGATCTGTTGAATGAGATTGCCACGCTTCGCTCGCAATGACACTACGCCACACCCTGCGGGCTCGCAATGACCTATTACCTATCACCTTTCACTTTTCACCTTTCACGTTGCTTTAAAGGAGATGAACATTGGCAATAGATTTTGAAAATGGACTTGTGCAGTATGACCACCCGGAGATCCTTTACCGGCTCTTTTTCCCTCGCCGTGAATCTGTCGATAACAGGGAGCGCCCAAAGGCAATGAACCATTTTGTTGCAGTGGCGCAGGAT
This genomic window from Syntrophorhabdaceae bacterium contains:
- a CDS encoding ATP-binding protein; this encodes MRQKLSPEELYKRCDPNLFAFRTTGEITEFMRTIGQEKALNALDFGLNMDSNGFNIFAIGESGTGKMTTVMAKLNAKASEEDAPPDWCYVYNFKDPDTSIALSFDPGKGASFQKEMDELIKILRIEIPKAFESKEYETQKSKIIDEFQQKQSEYFARLDTEAKERRFTVKRQPTGILIVPIKENGELLSKEEFDALDEKTRKKMEETGRFFQEKLNDVVRVLREAEKIVRDMLGRLDRMVALDLVGPLIDAMEKKYHNQEKVVQYLKNVEEEILSHLDEFRTTEEQPSPLPFLKMPKTEMSFSKYSVNVIVNNEERKGAPVVYESNPTYLNLFGRLEYKVQYGMATTDFTMIKAGSLHKANGGYLIADAMELLRNPFSYEALKRALKNREIKIEDILEQYRLVSTAGLKSEPIPLNAKVILVGNPYLYYMLHNYDEDSRELFKVKADFDSRMERTPENIVKYAAYVAQCQKEENLLPFDRTGVAKVVEYGSRFADHQEKLSTKFSLIADLIREAHYWAKKENSDVVTGIYVQKAVDEKIHRINRIEERLQEMMVEDTLIVNTSGEKVGQVNGLAVLDLGDYSFGKPSRITAKTYAGKAGVVNLERETKMSGKIHEKAILIITSYLGSKYAMKRPISLSASITFEQLYEMIEGDSATCAELYALLSSISGVPLRQTFAVTGSMDQNGDVQPIGGVNQKIEGFFELCKARGLDGTHGVIIPKRNIRNLVLNEEVVGAVRNEKFSIYAIDRMEEGLELLTNTKAGELQDDGTYPEGTINFLVEKRLTEISEALEKKKENENGEEKLNQPRADD